A stretch of the Luteimonas sp. JM171 genome encodes the following:
- a CDS encoding AAA family ATPase, translating to MPAPSGGASWGRGLLPAPCCAACRPPRRRGPLRDRRRGQCLAARNGGSWRMAFSEDLSAWDAFLAQWPLERLRTMSLAEYTQAGDKSCFTYWMEGGLDQHGSIWGGSAFKFGIYSRNDTAPKAGDGSRAYDGQYGWYRQFGETAQEAFEAVREEVVRIAEAARRGEFERVDDSRLGPAYRWKIAFHYQDRDAEHLIPCVFQRKPLLHLCGHPQNDNSIPLSMLYRDAARHRQAGESLMAFSRRVWRDWALSTPLRITLTEGAVRNGYLPLDLLNAPFPDSIAGGATDAESGDPVRFRTDSGMEFESDVRVGSGTAGRLRKRLDSYYQSRNVQPGDVIQVEPDDEDGFLITHIPKGAAPPAPRVQEAAPAAAIQETSEHMARPINRILFGPPGTGKTYHTVNEALDLLDPEFKRAHEDDRAALKARFDELAAAQRIRFVTFHQSFSYEDFVEGIRADSEDGELQYRVEPGVFREICEAARSRAVVDADGGIDITGRRIWKISLGDANTESHVFDECMKEGIALLGFGFGADFSGVDSREAILHRIQQANDEVGAGDYAVTALDTFIRKVRTGDLLVVTHGNLAFRAIGEVTGEYFHREHEEGEHYVQARPVRWLRQYRPPRPYGDLMENRFSQRTIYELRPGSVNLERLADLVAPTRRDSGEPEARVLIIDEINRGNVSRIFGELITLIEPSKREGAEEALKVTLPYSKEPFSVPRNVHIIGTMNTADRSLAGLDVALRRRFEFREMMPDTGALAGVAVAGIPVDRMLETMNQRIEVLLGRDFMIGHAYFMGLRDSGELADLARVFRRQVLPLLQEYFFEDWEKIALVLNDHRKASEDRFVRERAAGLEALFGAEVDVPRGGSRWEVNNAAFARADAYRGIIEVASAPA from the coding sequence AATACACCCAGGCAGGTGACAAGAGCTGTTTCACCTACTGGATGGAAGGTGGGCTCGATCAGCACGGCAGCATCTGGGGCGGCTCCGCGTTCAAGTTCGGGATCTATTCGCGCAATGACACCGCGCCCAAGGCGGGTGACGGCTCACGGGCCTATGACGGGCAGTACGGCTGGTACCGGCAGTTTGGCGAGACAGCCCAGGAGGCCTTCGAGGCGGTGCGGGAAGAGGTGGTGCGCATTGCGGAGGCCGCGCGCCGCGGCGAGTTCGAGCGCGTGGATGACAGCCGCCTGGGCCCGGCCTACCGGTGGAAGATCGCTTTCCATTACCAGGACCGCGATGCCGAGCACCTGATCCCCTGCGTGTTCCAGCGCAAGCCGCTGCTGCACCTGTGTGGCCACCCGCAGAACGACAATTCCATCCCGCTGAGCATGCTGTATCGCGACGCTGCCCGTCACCGCCAGGCCGGTGAATCGTTGATGGCTTTCAGCCGTCGGGTCTGGCGGGATTGGGCGCTTTCCACTCCGCTGCGCATCACCCTCACGGAGGGCGCGGTGCGCAACGGTTACCTGCCGCTGGATCTGTTGAACGCGCCGTTCCCGGACTCGATTGCCGGCGGTGCCACCGATGCCGAATCCGGTGATCCGGTCCGCTTCCGCACCGACAGCGGAATGGAATTCGAAAGTGATGTCCGGGTCGGGAGCGGCACGGCAGGACGGCTGCGAAAGCGGCTTGACAGCTACTACCAGAGCAGGAACGTGCAGCCCGGCGATGTGATCCAGGTTGAACCCGACGACGAGGACGGGTTTCTGATCACCCACATTCCCAAGGGCGCGGCGCCGCCGGCGCCGCGGGTGCAGGAAGCGGCTCCGGCCGCTGCAATCCAGGAAACGAGCGAACACATGGCCAGGCCAATCAACCGCATCCTGTTCGGCCCGCCGGGCACCGGCAAGACTTACCACACCGTCAACGAGGCGCTGGACCTGCTGGATCCGGAGTTCAAGCGGGCGCACGAGGATGATCGCGCCGCGTTGAAGGCGCGGTTCGATGAGCTGGCCGCCGCACAGCGGATCCGCTTTGTCACCTTCCACCAGAGCTTCAGCTACGAGGACTTCGTGGAGGGCATTCGTGCCGACAGCGAAGACGGGGAGCTGCAATACCGTGTGGAGCCCGGCGTGTTCCGGGAGATCTGCGAAGCCGCCCGCAGTCGGGCCGTTGTGGACGCCGATGGTGGGATCGACATCACCGGTCGCCGTATCTGGAAGATCTCGCTCGGTGATGCGAATACGGAGAGCCACGTATTCGATGAGTGCATGAAGGAAGGAATCGCGCTGCTTGGCTTCGGCTTTGGCGCGGACTTCTCGGGGGTGGATTCGCGAGAGGCGATCCTGCACCGCATCCAGCAGGCCAACGATGAGGTCGGAGCCGGGGATTACGCGGTCACCGCGCTCGACACGTTCATCCGCAAGGTGCGGACCGGCGATCTGCTGGTGGTGACGCATGGCAACCTGGCCTTCCGTGCCATCGGCGAGGTCACAGGCGAGTACTTCCATCGGGAGCATGAAGAAGGCGAGCACTATGTGCAGGCGCGGCCTGTGCGTTGGCTGCGCCAGTACCGACCGCCGCGGCCGTACGGCGACCTTATGGAGAATCGCTTCAGCCAGAGGACGATCTATGAGCTTCGGCCTGGATCAGTCAACCTGGAGCGCCTGGCTGATCTGGTGGCGCCAACGCGCAGGGATTCCGGTGAGCCGGAGGCGCGGGTGCTGATCATCGATGAGATCAACCGCGGCAACGTGTCGCGCATTTTCGGCGAGCTGATCACGCTGATCGAGCCGTCCAAGCGTGAAGGGGCCGAGGAAGCGCTGAAGGTCACACTGCCTTATTCCAAGGAGCCCTTCAGCGTGCCGCGCAATGTGCACATCATCGGCACGATGAACACCGCCGACCGGTCGCTGGCCGGGCTGGATGTTGCGCTGCGCCGCCGCTTCGAGTTCCGCGAGATGATGCCGGACACTGGCGCCCTGGCGGGTGTGGCCGTCGCGGGGATCCCGGTGGACCGGATGCTGGAGACCATGAACCAGCGGATCGAGGTGCTGCTGGGCCGTGACTTCATGATCGGCCATGCGTACTTCATGGGTCTGAGGGATTCCGGCGAACTGGCTGACCTGGCCCGGGTCTTCCGCAGGCAGGTACTGCCGCTGCTGCAGGAATACTTTTTCGAGGACTGGGAGAAGATTGCCCTGGTCCTCAACGATCACCGCAAGGCATCGGAGGACCGGTTCGTGCGTGAGCGCGCGGCGGGGCTGGAGGCCTTGTTCGGGGCCGAGGTGGATGTGCCGCGCGGCGGCAGCCGTTGGGAAGTGAACAACGCCGCGTTCGCGCGGGCCGACGCCTATCGCGGCATCATCGAAGTGGCGTCCGCACCCGCGTGA